A genomic window from Luteolibacter sp. LG18 includes:
- a CDS encoding valine--pyruvate transaminase — MAFEFSTIGRHLGTGSGIEELMDDLGHALAKGGPNIKMLGGGQPARIPEINAVWRQRLEELMAEEGGLERSLTRYDSPRGNPHFLEAIAKLFRESFGWNIGPENVAVTAGGQTAFFFLFNLLAGAMPDGRRKKILLPVVPEYIGYANQSASEELFRAVPPVITETGPHEFKYGVDFDNLEIGDDVAAICFSRPTNPTGNVLTDAEVARLSGIAKEHGIPLIIDNAYGAPFPNIFFADAKPFWDEHVVLTFSLSKIGLPATRTGIVIGPPEIIRALGSMSAIVGLANTNIGQQIVLPLVESGKILELSNDIVRPFYQEKSRLAVKAAEEIFGDDFPWRVHRSEGALFLWFWFPGLPITSKELYERLKRREVLVVPGHYFFFGHDDPAWRHREECIRVSFAMDESVVRDGLKIIAEEIRACLSGS; from the coding sequence ATGGCATTTGAATTCTCCACCATCGGCCGCCACCTCGGCACCGGCAGCGGCATCGAGGAACTCATGGACGACCTCGGCCACGCCCTCGCCAAGGGTGGCCCGAACATCAAGATGCTCGGTGGCGGCCAGCCCGCCCGCATCCCGGAGATCAATGCCGTGTGGCGTCAGCGCCTGGAGGAGCTGATGGCGGAGGAGGGTGGCCTGGAGCGCTCGCTCACCCGCTACGATTCCCCGCGTGGCAACCCCCATTTCCTGGAGGCCATCGCGAAACTGTTCCGCGAGTCCTTCGGCTGGAACATCGGCCCGGAAAACGTCGCCGTCACCGCCGGTGGCCAGACCGCGTTCTTTTTCCTCTTCAACCTGCTCGCCGGAGCCATGCCGGACGGCCGCCGCAAGAAGATCCTGCTGCCGGTGGTGCCGGAATACATCGGCTATGCGAACCAATCCGCGTCCGAGGAGCTGTTCCGCGCCGTGCCGCCGGTGATCACCGAGACCGGCCCGCACGAGTTCAAATACGGCGTCGATTTCGACAATCTGGAGATCGGGGACGACGTCGCCGCGATCTGCTTCTCCCGCCCGACCAACCCCACCGGCAACGTCCTCACCGACGCCGAGGTCGCCCGCCTTTCCGGCATCGCGAAGGAGCACGGCATCCCGCTGATCATCGACAACGCCTACGGCGCGCCCTTCCCGAACATCTTCTTCGCCGACGCCAAGCCATTCTGGGATGAGCACGTGGTCCTCACCTTCAGCCTCTCGAAGATCGGCCTGCCCGCCACGCGCACCGGCATCGTGATCGGGCCGCCTGAAATCATCCGCGCCCTCGGCTCGATGAGCGCCATCGTCGGCTTGGCGAACACCAACATCGGCCAGCAGATCGTCCTGCCGCTGGTGGAATCCGGGAAGATCCTGGAGCTCTCCAACGACATCGTCCGTCCGTTCTACCAGGAAAAGTCCCGGCTCGCGGTGAAGGCCGCGGAGGAGATTTTCGGCGATGACTTCCCGTGGCGCGTCCACCGCTCGGAGGGGGCCCTGTTCCTCTGGTTCTGGTTCCCCGGCCTGCCGATCACCTCGAAGGAACTCTACGAGCGCCTGAAGCGCCGCGAGGTGCTGGTGGTGCCCGGCCATTACTTCTTCTTCGGCCACGACGATCCGGCCTGGCGCCACCGCGAGGAGTGCATCCGCGTGAGCTTCGCCATGGACGAGTCCGTGGTCCGGGACGGCCTGAAAATCATCGCGGAGGAAATCCGCGCCTGCCTGTCCGGTTCCTGA
- a CDS encoding redoxin domain-containing protein yields the protein MALQVGDKAPDFTLVTKTAEGPQLVKLSDHIGQSNILLLFVPMAFTGVCTTELCDITSGLSEYEALDAKVFGISGDSPFAQEAWAKQSGINLPLLSDYEHTVAKAYDVAYEQFLPEANLIMGGVAKRSAFVIDKAGVIRYSESQDHPKDLPDFNAVKETLKSL from the coding sequence ATGGCACTCCAAGTCGGCGACAAAGCCCCGGATTTCACCCTCGTGACGAAAACGGCCGAAGGCCCGCAGCTCGTGAAACTCTCCGATCACATCGGCCAATCGAACATCCTGCTGCTGTTCGTGCCGATGGCCTTCACGGGCGTCTGCACCACCGAGCTGTGCGACATCACCTCCGGCCTGTCCGAATACGAGGCGCTGGACGCCAAGGTGTTCGGGATCTCCGGTGACAGCCCGTTCGCCCAGGAAGCCTGGGCCAAGCAGTCCGGCATCAACCTGCCGCTGCTGAGCGACTACGAGCACACCGTGGCCAAGGCCTACGACGTGGCCTACGAGCAGTTCCTGCCCGAGGCGAACCTGATCATGGGCGGCGTGGCGAAGCGCTCCGCCTTCGTGATCGATAAGGCTGGCGTGATCCGCTACTCCGAATCCCAGGACCACCCGAAGGATCTCCCGGACTTCAACGCGGTGAAGGAGACCCTCAAGAGCCTCTGA
- a CDS encoding NAD(P)-dependent oxidoreductase, with translation MKIAVTGTTGRVGAALAAHFAGRHEVTELSRARFDLADPAAMAAALGELDCDVFLNPAGLTGLEASEDDPALARRLNVEAPGELAAWATRRGVRLIHFSTDYVFSGEAPGLKTEDDVPQPLSVYGTTKREGELAVLAHPGTCVVRVSWVFGPEKPSFTDGIVRAALAGQPLAAIADKWSLPTHTRDLATWTERLIETGTEGIVHACQSGEPVSWHGMAEVIVDELVRQGRLASLPPVAATALDATTAFRAPRPRHTAMATNRLSACLGEAPRGWQDALREYVRECR, from the coding sequence ATGAAGATCGCGGTGACCGGCACGACCGGACGGGTGGGCGCGGCATTGGCGGCGCATTTCGCCGGGCGGCACGAGGTGACTGAATTGTCACGCGCGCGCTTCGACCTCGCCGATCCCGCTGCGATGGCGGCCGCGCTCGGGGAGCTGGACTGCGATGTGTTCCTCAATCCCGCGGGCCTAACAGGCCTGGAGGCCAGCGAGGACGATCCCGCGCTGGCCCGTCGCCTGAACGTCGAGGCTCCGGGCGAGCTGGCCGCGTGGGCCACCCGCCGCGGTGTCCGGCTGATCCATTTCAGCACCGATTACGTCTTCTCCGGGGAAGCGCCGGGTCTGAAAACCGAGGACGATGTTCCTCAACCGCTTTCGGTCTACGGCACGACCAAGCGGGAAGGGGAACTGGCGGTGCTCGCCCATCCCGGGACCTGCGTGGTCCGCGTGTCCTGGGTCTTCGGGCCTGAGAAGCCGTCGTTCACGGACGGCATCGTCCGCGCCGCGCTGGCGGGTCAGCCGCTTGCCGCCATCGCCGACAAGTGGTCGCTGCCGACCCACACCCGCGACCTCGCAACATGGACGGAGCGACTGATCGAAACCGGCACCGAGGGCATCGTCCACGCCTGCCAATCCGGCGAGCCGGTGAGCTGGCACGGCATGGCGGAGGTGATCGTGGATGAACTCGTCCGGCAGGGGCGTTTGGCCTCCCTGCCCCCGGTGGCGGCCACCGCGCTGGACGCCACCACCGCCTTCCGTGCGCCCCGTCCGCGCCACACCGCCATGGCCACTAACAGATTGTCGGCATGTCTCGGCGAGGCCCCCCGCGGGTGGCAGGATGCACTGCGGGAATACGTCCGTGAATGCCGTTGA
- the rfbB gene encoding dTDP-glucose 4,6-dehydratase, with protein MPRDLTRPLVTGGAGFIGSALVRLLLARPEVERVVVLDKLTYAGSIGRLPEGGKHPRLTFLRGDVADRETLVHLLDFHGITGVLHLAAESHVDRSIERPDDFIATNIVGTACLLDVCRHAGIPLLHCSTDEVYGSIEAPGVFTEESPLRPSSPYSASKTSADLLCLAAATTYGQDVVITRSSNNYGPRQHPEKLIPRMIQCALRDEPLPVYGSGLQVRDWMHADDHGSGLIAAYLKGAPAGVYNLGARCERTNLDLVRSILSILGKPESLIRHVTDRPGHDLRYAVDPSKAEHELGWRARADFERDFTATVHQLARELV; from the coding sequence GTGCCACGTGACCTCACCCGACCGCTCGTGACCGGCGGTGCCGGATTCATCGGCTCCGCCCTCGTCCGGCTATTGCTCGCCCGCCCCGAGGTGGAGCGGGTGGTGGTGCTGGACAAGCTGACCTACGCGGGCTCGATCGGCCGGCTGCCGGAGGGCGGCAAGCACCCGCGGCTGACCTTCCTGCGCGGCGACGTGGCGGACCGAGAAACGCTGGTCCACCTGCTCGATTTCCACGGCATCACCGGCGTGCTGCACCTCGCGGCGGAGTCCCACGTCGACCGCTCGATCGAGCGACCGGACGATTTCATCGCCACCAACATCGTCGGCACCGCCTGCCTGCTCGACGTCTGCCGCCACGCGGGAATTCCGCTGCTGCATTGCTCGACGGACGAGGTTTACGGCTCGATCGAGGCACCCGGCGTGTTCACCGAGGAATCGCCACTGCGCCCATCCTCGCCCTATTCGGCGTCGAAAACCTCCGCCGACCTGCTGTGCCTGGCGGCGGCGACCACCTACGGCCAGGACGTGGTGATCACCCGCAGCTCGAACAACTACGGGCCGCGCCAGCACCCGGAGAAACTCATCCCGCGCATGATCCAGTGCGCCCTGCGCGATGAACCGCTGCCGGTCTATGGCAGCGGCCTGCAGGTGCGGGACTGGATGCACGCGGACGACCACGGCAGCGGCCTGATCGCCGCCTATCTCAAGGGCGCACCCGCCGGAGTCTACAACCTCGGCGCGCGCTGCGAGCGGACGAACCTCGACCTGGTGCGGAGCATCCTTTCGATCCTCGGCAAACCGGAATCGCTGATCCGCCATGTGACGGACCGCCCCGGGCACGACCTGCGCTATGCGGTCGATCCATCCAAGGCGGAGCACGAGCTCGGCTGGCGCGCGCGCGCGGACTTCGAGCGGGATTTCACCGCCACGGTCCACCAGCTCGCACGCGAGCTGGTGTAA
- a CDS encoding sugar phosphate nucleotidyltransferase — protein MPNTRATYALILAGGSGTRFWPLSRNSRPKQLLQLFGEDTLLEQTIRRLEGLVPVENILILTNSQQEAGVREVASMLPPENIFAEPAKRDTAPAVALGIGLVAARDPDATMMVLPADQLIQDVEAYQAVMRDAIAVAEHSDGLVTIGIRPTWPCPSYGYIERGERASIPTLDVEHKPREVKRFREKPAPELAEQFLAHGGFSWNAGMFVWSLPTVIQQLAKHAPQLAGFISEMRGSKDLAATIAAQFPNLTPISIDYALMEKAARVLNIEATFDWDDVGSWLSVAEYLEKTGENNRVNQPVTELDAENNIVFNARKGSRVALLGVDDLIVVQTEDALLIANRHQADDIKKLVDLLPKELL, from the coding sequence ATGCCGAATACCCGAGCCACCTACGCCCTGATCCTCGCCGGAGGATCCGGCACCCGCTTCTGGCCGCTGAGCCGGAATTCGCGGCCGAAACAACTTTTGCAGCTCTTCGGGGAGGACACGTTGCTCGAACAAACGATCCGCCGCCTCGAGGGGCTGGTGCCGGTCGAGAACATCCTGATCCTCACCAACTCGCAGCAGGAAGCCGGCGTCCGCGAGGTCGCCTCGATGCTGCCGCCGGAGAACATTTTCGCCGAACCCGCCAAGCGCGATACCGCCCCGGCCGTGGCCCTCGGCATCGGCCTGGTCGCCGCCCGCGACCCGGACGCCACCATGATGGTGCTGCCCGCCGACCAGCTCATCCAGGACGTGGAGGCTTACCAGGCGGTGATGCGCGACGCGATCGCCGTGGCCGAGCATTCCGACGGCCTGGTCACCATCGGCATCCGCCCGACCTGGCCGTGCCCGTCCTACGGCTACATCGAGCGCGGCGAACGCGCCTCGATCCCGACCCTCGACGTCGAGCACAAGCCGCGCGAGGTGAAGCGCTTCCGCGAAAAGCCCGCGCCGGAGCTGGCCGAGCAGTTCCTGGCCCACGGCGGTTTCTCGTGGAACGCCGGCATGTTCGTGTGGTCCCTGCCCACCGTGATCCAGCAGCTCGCCAAACACGCGCCGCAGCTCGCGGGCTTCATTTCCGAAATGCGCGGTTCCAAGGACCTCGCGGCCACCATCGCCGCCCAGTTCCCGAACCTCACGCCGATCTCGATCGACTACGCCCTGATGGAGAAGGCCGCGCGCGTCCTCAACATCGAGGCGACCTTCGATTGGGACGACGTCGGCTCCTGGCTGTCCGTGGCCGAATACCTTGAGAAGACCGGCGAGAACAACCGCGTCAACCAGCCGGTGACCGAACTCGATGCCGAGAACAACATCGTCTTCAACGCCCGCAAGGGCAGCCGGGTGGCCCTGCTGGGCGTGGACGACCTGATCGTGGTGCAGACCGAGGACGCCCTGCTCATCGCCAACCGCCACCAGGCCGACGACATCAAGAAGCTCGTGGACCTGCTGCCGAAGGAATTGCTCTGA
- the ruvX gene encoding Holliday junction resolvase RuvX, which translates to MSDSTCHPALGIDHGDARIGIAATDDFGILAHPVETIDRAKTDPLERIPQLVAQRRIKTLVVGLPVRMDGSEGTSAEKVRAFAAKLAAALPDLPLVFVDETLTTSAASGKLREAGRKAKHQKAVIDQAAAVEILNTWMEENG; encoded by the coding sequence GTGAGCGACTCCACCTGCCATCCCGCGCTCGGCATCGACCACGGCGACGCCCGCATCGGCATCGCCGCCACGGACGATTTCGGCATCCTCGCCCACCCGGTCGAGACCATCGACCGGGCGAAGACCGATCCGCTCGAGCGCATCCCGCAACTGGTCGCCCAGCGCCGGATCAAGACGCTGGTGGTAGGCCTGCCGGTGCGGATGGATGGCAGCGAGGGAACCTCCGCGGAAAAGGTCCGCGCCTTCGCCGCGAAACTTGCCGCGGCCTTGCCGGACCTGCCGCTGGTGTTCGTGGATGAAACGCTGACCACCTCCGCCGCCTCCGGCAAACTCCGCGAGGCCGGCCGCAAGGCGAAGCACCAGAAGGCGGTGATCGACCAGGCCGCTGCCGTGGAAATCCTCAACACCTGGATGGAGGAAAACGGTTAG
- the truA gene encoding tRNA pseudouridine(38-40) synthase TruA, protein MRLKLTIAYDGRPYEGWQSQVGNNTVQDHLKEALALTAKEPVALLGSGRTDAGVHALAQTAHFDAPEHLTMNPYNWVPALNTKLPATIRVLACEEVAADFHARFSATAKVYRYDLCTDPVLSPFKAGLAWHVPRLLDADVLQQALHVFTGRHDFQGFAANRGNETPDTDWHRTISAAELEARPDGYRITWCGDGFMYKMVRLMTGAAVHTSQGRMRLDDLAKLLDQPPGLPFGKSPLCAPSDGLYLQEVRYGS, encoded by the coding sequence GTGCGCCTGAAACTCACCATCGCCTACGACGGGCGTCCCTACGAGGGCTGGCAGTCCCAGGTCGGCAACAACACCGTCCAGGACCACCTCAAGGAAGCGCTGGCGCTCACCGCCAAGGAACCGGTGGCGCTGCTGGGCTCCGGCCGCACCGATGCCGGGGTGCACGCGCTCGCCCAGACCGCCCATTTCGACGCGCCGGAGCACCTGACGATGAATCCCTACAACTGGGTGCCCGCGCTGAACACCAAGCTGCCCGCGACCATCCGCGTGCTGGCCTGCGAGGAGGTGGCCGCGGATTTCCACGCCCGCTTTTCCGCCACCGCGAAGGTCTACCGCTACGACCTGTGCACCGATCCGGTGCTTTCCCCGTTCAAGGCCGGGCTGGCGTGGCATGTGCCGCGGCTGCTGGACGCGGACGTGCTCCAACAGGCGCTCCACGTGTTCACCGGTCGCCACGATTTCCAAGGCTTCGCGGCCAACCGCGGCAACGAAACCCCGGACACCGACTGGCACCGCACCATCTCCGCCGCCGAGCTGGAGGCCCGGCCGGACGGCTACCGCATCACCTGGTGCGGGGACGGCTTCATGTACAAGATGGTCCGCCTGATGACCGGAGCGGCGGTGCACACCTCGCAGGGCCGCATGCGCCTGGACGACCTGGCGAAGCTGTTGGATCAGCCGCCGGGACTGCCCTTCGGCAAGTCCCCGCTGTGCGCGCCCTCGGACGGGCTTTACCTGCAGGAAGTACGATACGGTTCGTAG
- a CDS encoding thioredoxin family protein produces the protein MAEVLSTFLLKPGDRAPHFSLPTADGIVTNLDDVLGANGLLVVFACNHCPYVVHLADALGDFAREIESRGVGTVAIVSNDLEKYPQDGPEHMKEFAATHAWDFPYLIDADQKVARAYAAACTPDFFLFDADLNLTYAGQFDDSRPRGGLQPTGGDLGEAVRRMIAGEPPMIRPYPSSGCNIKWKPGNEPTWSGL, from the coding sequence ATGGCTGAAGTTCTCTCGACGTTCCTCCTGAAGCCCGGCGACCGGGCGCCCCACTTCTCGCTTCCGACCGCCGACGGGATCGTCACCAATCTCGATGACGTGCTGGGAGCCAATGGCTTGCTTGTGGTGTTCGCCTGCAACCATTGTCCCTACGTAGTGCATCTCGCGGACGCCCTCGGCGATTTTGCCCGCGAGATCGAGTCCCGCGGCGTGGGCACGGTGGCGATCGTGTCCAATGACCTCGAAAAGTACCCGCAGGACGGCCCCGAGCACATGAAGGAATTCGCGGCCACCCACGCCTGGGATTTCCCATACCTGATCGACGCCGACCAAAAGGTGGCCCGCGCCTATGCCGCCGCCTGCACCCCGGACTTCTTCCTCTTCGATGCGGATCTGAACCTGACCTACGCCGGGCAGTTCGATGATTCCCGTCCGCGCGGCGGCCTCCAGCCGACCGGCGGTGACCTCGGTGAGGCGGTGCGACGGATGATTGCCGGCGAGCCGCCGATGATCCGGCCCTATCCGAGCAGCGGCTGCAACATCAAGTGGAAGCCCGGCAACGAGCCGACTTGGTCGGGGCTGTGA
- the moeB gene encoding molybdopterin-synthase adenylyltransferase MoeB, translated as MLPPLTADDRERYSRHLLIPGVGEEGQRKLKASSVLLIGTGGLGSPAALYLAAAGVGRIGLIDPDTVDRSNLQRQILHGESMVGKPKLESAAARLRELSPHLQLDLHPVMFTPDNADEIARPYDVIVDGTDNFPTRFLSNDVAFFQKKPNVYGSIFRFDGQVTVFAPHLGGPCYRCLLPELPAAGAVPSCNEAGVLGVLPGIIGSLQAMETIKLLLGIGEVPLGKLTCYDALRSSFRTLTLRRDPACKLCGDHPSITSIRNPETLASTSCSMDDNLPAISAEELKRRLESGFEGTLLDVREPDEYAAASIPGSRLIPLGTFEASIPDLPRDEQILIHCKSGRRSARAVQALLDAGFSNVLNVTGGIDAWHKLP; from the coding sequence ATGTTGCCACCCCTCACCGCCGACGACCGCGAGCGCTACTCCCGCCACCTGCTGATTCCGGGCGTGGGCGAGGAAGGCCAGCGCAAGCTGAAAGCCTCCTCCGTCCTCCTCATCGGCACCGGCGGGCTGGGCTCCCCTGCCGCGCTCTATCTGGCTGCCGCCGGGGTGGGCCGCATCGGCCTGATCGATCCGGACACGGTGGACCGCTCGAACCTCCAGCGGCAGATCCTCCACGGCGAATCGATGGTCGGGAAACCGAAGCTCGAAAGTGCCGCCGCCCGCCTCCGCGAGCTCTCGCCGCACCTCCAGCTCGATCTCCACCCGGTCATGTTCACGCCGGACAATGCCGACGAGATCGCGCGGCCCTACGACGTGATCGTGGACGGAACCGACAATTTCCCGACCCGCTTTCTTTCGAACGACGTCGCGTTTTTCCAAAAGAAGCCGAACGTCTATGGCTCGATCTTCCGCTTCGACGGCCAAGTGACGGTCTTCGCGCCCCACCTCGGCGGCCCGTGCTACCGCTGCCTCCTGCCGGAGCTCCCCGCCGCGGGCGCGGTGCCGTCCTGCAACGAGGCGGGCGTCCTGGGCGTGCTGCCCGGCATCATCGGCTCGCTGCAGGCGATGGAGACGATCAAGCTGCTGCTCGGCATCGGCGAAGTCCCGCTGGGCAAGCTGACCTGCTACGACGCCCTCCGCAGCTCCTTCCGCACCCTCACGCTGCGCCGCGATCCGGCCTGCAAGCTCTGCGGTGACCACCCTTCCATCACTTCCATCCGGAATCCCGAAACCCTCGCCTCCACCTCCTGCTCCATGGACGACAATCTTCCCGCCATCTCCGCCGAAGAACTCAAGCGCCGCCTCGAAAGCGGTTTCGAGGGCACGCTCCTCGACGTCCGCGAACCGGATGAATACGCCGCCGCCAGCATCCCCGGCAGCCGCCTGATCCCGCTGGGCACCTTCGAGGCCAGCATCCCGGACCTGCCGCGCGACGAGCAGATCCTGATCCATTGCAAGTCCGGCCGCCGCTCGGCCCGCGCCGTGCAGGCGCTGCTCGACGCCGGTTTCAGCAACGTGCTGAACGTGACCGGCGGCATCGACGCCTGGCACAAGCTACCGTAA
- a CDS encoding MFS transporter, with product MDQTISISGDVADTAAAPVARRVPVSLQTRMVILSYLAYFFYYFTRKHLGVATASLVDAGYSKQLIGDANFGFSLLYMVGQGVSGYLGDRIGPRITICAGMVLSALATLAFGFFPLMGLLVVTCTLNGFFQATGWSNTCKVVSSWVTPAQRGRVMGFWLTCYILGSLAATALAGLVVQYWGWKHLFQAAGLIVLVVGIVQGLFLISRPKDAGYEIEEEAASHGASLEKPKGFSEVIRHPSVLLLGVSYTGIKFIRYTFFAWLPLYLREVAKAGNDTAAYTSLAFEIGGVIGLLPSGYLAARWFPDNRTRLAFVALLVMTLVVVLYRQMGGAAGSNLYAHGIGLAGIGAFLYIADSIVSGTAAQDLGGAAKTASVAGVINGIGSIGALCSSKVPIWLEERWGWDSIFVAFIVLSVVSCIAIAPVAMKRELKPI from the coding sequence ATGGATCAGACGATTTCGATTTCCGGCGACGTGGCGGACACGGCGGCGGCTCCGGTCGCGCGCCGGGTGCCGGTTTCCCTCCAGACCCGGATGGTGATCCTGTCGTATCTGGCCTATTTCTTCTACTACTTCACGCGCAAGCACCTCGGGGTGGCCACCGCCTCGCTGGTCGACGCGGGTTATAGCAAGCAGCTCATCGGCGATGCGAATTTCGGCTTCAGCCTGCTCTACATGGTCGGGCAGGGCGTGAGCGGTTATCTGGGCGACCGGATCGGCCCCCGCATCACCATCTGCGCGGGCATGGTGCTCTCCGCGCTGGCCACGCTGGCCTTCGGGTTCTTCCCGCTGATGGGGCTGCTGGTGGTGACCTGCACGCTGAACGGTTTCTTCCAAGCGACCGGTTGGTCGAACACCTGCAAGGTGGTGTCCTCCTGGGTTACTCCGGCCCAGCGCGGGCGGGTGATGGGATTCTGGCTGACCTGCTACATTCTCGGCAGCCTCGCCGCCACGGCGCTCGCGGGCTTGGTGGTCCAGTATTGGGGGTGGAAGCACCTGTTCCAGGCCGCCGGACTGATCGTGCTGGTGGTGGGCATCGTGCAAGGGCTGTTCCTGATCAGCCGACCGAAGGACGCGGGCTATGAGATCGAGGAAGAGGCCGCCTCCCATGGTGCATCGCTGGAAAAGCCGAAGGGTTTTTCCGAAGTCATCCGCCATCCCTCGGTGCTGCTGCTCGGGGTTTCCTACACCGGCATCAAGTTCATCCGTTACACCTTCTTCGCGTGGCTGCCGCTCTATCTGCGGGAGGTCGCGAAAGCCGGGAACGACACCGCGGCCTACACCTCCCTCGCCTTCGAGATCGGCGGGGTGATCGGATTGCTGCCGAGCGGCTACCTGGCCGCGCGGTGGTTCCCCGACAACCGCACCCGGCTCGCCTTCGTGGCGCTGCTGGTGATGACCCTGGTGGTCGTCCTCTACCGGCAGATGGGCGGAGCGGCAGGCAGCAACCTGTATGCCCACGGCATCGGCCTGGCGGGCATCGGGGCCTTCCTCTACATCGCGGACTCCATCGTTTCCGGAACCGCCGCGCAGGACCTCGGCGGCGCGGCGAAGACCGCTTCCGTGGCGGGGGTGATCAACGGCATCGGATCGATCGGGGCCTTGTGCTCGTCGAAGGTGCCGATCTGGTTGGAGGAACGCTGGGGCTGGGACTCCATCTTCGTGGCGTTCATCGTCCTGTCGGTGGTGTCCTGCATCGCGATCGCACCGGTGGCGATGAAGAGGGAGCTCAAGCCAATCTGA
- a CDS encoding alpha/beta fold hydrolase produces the protein MPADLPPPPAREPVVLLHGLCRSASSMRPMQRELESAGFTVSNVDYPSRVSGIGELSESVIGTILACHPGTRVHFVCHSLGGILVRQYAARHPRAAIGKVVMLGPPNGGSEVVDRLGTWRLFSWINGPAGQQLGTGNDSVPKHLGPPPFQAGIIAGNRSINWINSLMIPGLDDGKVSVESTRLPGARDHLVVASSHPFLMRNREVMRQTVAFLKQGSFDHSSDDEPRKARNFTKG, from the coding sequence ATGCCTGCCGACCTACCTCCCCCACCTGCCCGCGAGCCGGTGGTGCTGCTGCATGGCCTCTGCCGCAGCGCCAGTTCGATGCGGCCGATGCAGCGCGAGCTGGAGTCGGCAGGCTTCACGGTGAGCAATGTCGACTATCCCTCGCGCGTCTCGGGGATCGGGGAACTGAGCGAGTCGGTGATCGGCACCATCCTGGCCTGCCACCCCGGCACCCGGGTCCATTTCGTCTGTCACTCGCTGGGGGGAATCCTGGTCCGCCAATACGCGGCGCGGCATCCCCGCGCGGCCATCGGCAAGGTGGTGATGCTCGGCCCGCCCAACGGCGGCAGCGAGGTGGTGGACCGACTCGGCACGTGGCGTTTGTTCTCATGGATCAACGGCCCGGCGGGGCAACAGCTCGGAACCGGGAACGACTCGGTGCCGAAGCATCTCGGCCCGCCGCCCTTCCAAGCTGGCATCATTGCCGGAAACCGGTCGATCAACTGGATCAACAGCCTGATGATCCCGGGGCTCGACGACGGCAAGGTGTCGGTGGAAAGCACCCGCTTGCCCGGGGCCAGGGATCACTTGGTGGTCGCCAGCTCACATCCGTTCCTCATGCGGAACCGCGAGGTCATGCGTCAAACCGTGGCCTTTTTGAAACAAGGCAGCTTCGACCACTCCAGCGACGACGAACCACGAAAGGCTCGAAATTTCACGAAAGGATAG
- the argB gene encoding acetylglutamate kinase — MSLQQTIDKADALIEALPYLQAFRGKTFLIKMGGSAMEDPDLVAKVMRDIVFLEVAGINPIVVHGGGKAISAAMKDAGLEAKFVGGFRVTTEEAIDIVSRVLSEELNPSLVRMIRDFGGKAVGIPGTDVFIGEKTKGVDPEGKRVDIGRVGEVVGCHLEHMDAAHSAGIVPVISPLAAELATGKPLNINADLAAAALAKELRVAKLVYLSDVPGLMKDPSDPSTLIKSVNRKQADELVADGTISGGMIPKIRSAVDALNAGVRKVHFVDGRLPHALLLEIFTDGGIGTEVVR; from the coding sequence ATGAGCCTCCAGCAAACCATCGACAAAGCCGACGCTCTCATTGAAGCCCTGCCGTATCTCCAGGCCTTCCGTGGCAAGACTTTCCTCATCAAGATGGGCGGCTCCGCCATGGAGGATCCGGATCTGGTCGCCAAGGTGATGCGGGACATCGTGTTCCTCGAGGTCGCGGGCATCAACCCGATCGTCGTCCACGGCGGCGGCAAGGCGATCTCCGCCGCAATGAAAGATGCCGGGCTGGAGGCGAAGTTCGTCGGCGGTTTCCGCGTCACCACCGAGGAGGCCATCGACATCGTCTCCCGCGTGCTTTCCGAGGAGCTCAATCCCAGCCTCGTCCGGATGATTCGTGACTTCGGCGGCAAGGCGGTCGGCATCCCCGGTACTGACGTGTTCATCGGCGAGAAGACCAAGGGCGTCGACCCCGAGGGCAAGCGCGTCGACATCGGCCGCGTCGGCGAAGTCGTCGGCTGCCACTTGGAGCACATGGATGCCGCCCACAGCGCGGGCATCGTGCCGGTGATTTCCCCACTCGCCGCCGAACTGGCGACGGGCAAGCCGCTCAACATCAACGCCGACCTCGCCGCCGCCGCGCTGGCGAAAGAACTCCGCGTGGCGAAGCTCGTTTACCTCTCGGACGTTCCGGGACTGATGAAGGACCCGTCCGATCCCTCCACGCTCATCAAGTCGGTGAACCGCAAGCAGGCCGACGAACTGGTGGCGGATGGCACCATTTCCGGCGGCATGATTCCGAAGATCCGCAGCGCGGTCGACGCTCTCAACGCCGGTGTCCGCAAGGTCCACTTCGTCGATGGCCGCCTGCCCCACGCCCTGCTGCTGGAGATCTTCACCGATGGCGGCATCGGCACCGAAGTGGTGCGGTGA